One genomic segment of Panicum virgatum strain AP13 chromosome 2N, P.virgatum_v5, whole genome shotgun sequence includes these proteins:
- the LOC120662068 gene encoding 30S ribosomal protein S9, mitochondrial-like isoform X1, producing MLLRRLLLSPRHFRHGLQTVAPATSASSSASSSPLPFRRLQDLLPSRVLSPRLLSTSGRDDDGNKPWSFAADSGDPDPFAHEEATADSGEALPVGPAAVADEPWTKGFGVEGENGDVFEGIYKEAASAVPASGETAPAGDEEQWTLSGDEKDPFADSVLGEGIDGIQREGGRLDELDADEDPEAELKRQKNMEREKELAELKRQKNMEREKELMEILKGPNRAFGDLIANSGITEGMIDSLILLKDVRDVPGLPPLSEIEDEAIQKLSATSSRAEVERQKQEEIAKARVRQVDEKGRAYGTGKRKCSIARVWIQSGNGKFIVNEKEFDAYFPILDHRAELLRPFTVTNNLGLFDVTCTVKGGGVSGQVGAIRLGISRALQNFEPGLRPYLKAAGYLTRDSRVVERKKPGKAKARKSFQWVKR from the exons atgctgctccgccgcctcctcctctccccccgCCACTTCCGGCACGGCCTCCAAACCGTAGCTCCGGCCACCAGCGCCTCGTCGTCTGCTTCCTCCTCTCCACTTCCATTTCGCCGCCTCCAGGACCTCCTCCCCTCGCGCGTCCTCTCCCCAAGGCTCCTCTCCACCTCCGGCCGCGACGATGACGGCAACAAGCCATGGAGTTTCGCGGCCGACTCGGGCGATCCGGACCCCTTCGCCCATGAGGAAGCCACAGCTGACTCTGGAGAGGCGCTGCCGGTAGGACCTGCGGCCGTCGCCGACGAGCCCTGGACGAAGGGCTTCGGCGTGGAAGGCGAGAATGGGGACGTGTTCGAGGGGATCTACAAGGAGGCGGCATCGGCGGTTCCGGCGAGCGGAGAGACGGCTCCGGCCGGTGACGAGGAGCAGTGGACGCTGAGTGGGGATGAGAAGGATCCCTTTGCCGATTCCGTGCTCGGGGAGGGCATCGATGGGATTCAAAGAGAGGGTGGTAGGCTCGATGAGCTCGATGCGGATGAAGACCCTGAGGCTGAGCTGAAGCGACAGAAGAacatggagagggagaaggagctggctGAGCTGAAGCGACAGAAGAacatggagagggagaaggagctgATGGAGATACTCAAAG gtCCAAATCGTGCATTTGGTGATCTCATTGCTAACTCTGGGATCACCGAGGGAATGATTGATAGTTTGATCCTCTTAAAGGATGTCAGGGATGTTCCAGGATTGCCTCCCCTAAGTGAAATAGAAGACGAAGCCATCCAGAAACTAAGTGCAACATCAAGTAGAGCTGAAGTCGAGCGCCAAAAGCAAGAAGAAATTGCCAAGGCACGAGTAAGACAGGTTGATGAGAAAGGAAGGGCTTACGGAACAGGGAAAAGGAAATGCAGCATTGCCCGTGTTTGGATTCAGTCTGGTAATGGCAAATTCATTGTCAATGAAAAGGAGTTTGATGCTTACTTCCCAATTCTGGACCATCGAGCCGAACTTCTTCGTCCATTTACAGTTACCAATAATTTGGGGCTTTTTGATGTGACCTGTACTGTGAAAGGTGGTGGCGTCTCAG GACAAGTTGGAGCTATCCGCTTAGGAATCAGCAGGGCCTTGCAGAATTTTGAACCAGGATTGCGTCCATATCTCAAAGCAG CTGGATATTTGACAAGAGATTCGCGTGTGGTCGAAAGAAAAAAGCCTGGAAAGGCAAAAGCAAGAAAGAGCTTCCAATGGGTCAAGCGGTAA
- the LOC120659031 gene encoding non-specific lipid transfer protein GPI-anchored 12-like, translating to MATPPAISFLAVAVALMAVLQPAATNPPPPPAPPATGAPTTCMWILANLGSCLPFLSTGTSLAGPPASCCGSLRAISTSPASICLCHLIGGEVNQLTHTNIDPVRLAILPLVCLALIPPELPYMCFVGPVPPISGGA from the exons ATGGCGACGCCTCCAGCCATCTCCTTCCTCGCCGTTGCCGTGGCTTTGATGGCGGTGCTGCAACCAGCGGCCAccaatccgccgccgccaccagcgccaCCGGCGACGGGCGCGCCGACGACCTGCATGTGGATATTAGCGAATCTTGGCAGCTGCCTCCCGTTCCTCTCGACCGGGACGAGCCTCGCCGGCCCGCCCGCCAGCTGCTGCGGGTCGTTGAGGGCGATTTCCACCTCTCCGGCGTCCATCTGTCTGTGCCACCTCATCGGCGGCGAGGTCAACCAGCTCACGCACACCAACATCGATCCGGTTCGGCTGGCTATACTACCTCTTGTGTGCTTGGCGCTTATACCCCCGGAGCTGCCCTACATGTGTTTCG tggGACCTGTGCCTCCCATCAGTGGCGGAGCTTGA
- the LOC120659029 gene encoding non-specific lipid-transfer protein C6-like, which yields MAPSKMNLLVATLLVAFAAVATPPAAAFSFPAILPCLDPFLPRIPLFPCVEPKPLDLGPKECRTPLLKMMPCAVFLTNSSVTAPSRACCDGFSAIGMDGEAICYCRLVNGDIQQLLPVPMNFTRMFSLTDACGINYFGLDALPEHCARDGSPPMTASPPAP from the exons ATGGCGCCATCCAAGATGAACCTCCTGGTGGCCACCTTGCTCGTCGCCTTCGCGGCCGTGGCcacgccaccggcggcggcgttctcgtTCCCTGCCATACTCCCCTGCCTAGATCCGTTCCTTCCTCGGATCCCACTGTTCCCCTGCGTGGAGCCGAAGCCGCTCGATCTGGGGCCCAAGGAGTGCCGGACGCCGCTGCTGAAGATGATGCCGTGCGCGGTCTTCCTCACCAACAGCAGCGTCACGGCGCCCTCGCGCGCGTGCTGCGACGGCTTCAGCGCCATCGGCATGGACGGGGAGGCCATCTGCTACTGCCGCCTCGTCAACGGCGACATCCAGCAGCTCCTGCCGGTGCCGATGAACTTCACCAGAATGTTCTCCCTCACGGATGCGTGCGGCATCAATTATTTTGGGCTCGATGCGCTCCCTGAGCACTGCGCCA GGGACGGTTCGCCGCCGATGACCGCGTCACCGCCGGCACCTTAG
- the LOC120662068 gene encoding 30S ribosomal protein S9, mitochondrial-like isoform X2: MLLRRLLLSPRHFRHGLQTVAPATSASSSASSSPLPFRRLQDLLPSRVLSPRLLSTSGRDDDGNKPWSFAADSGDPDPFAHEEATADSGEALPVGPAAVADEPWTKGFGVEGENGDVFEGIYKEAASAVPASGETAPAGDEEQWTLSGDEKDPFADSVLGEGIDGIQREGGRLDELDADEDPEAELKRQKNMEREKELMEILKGPNRAFGDLIANSGITEGMIDSLILLKDVRDVPGLPPLSEIEDEAIQKLSATSSRAEVERQKQEEIAKARVRQVDEKGRAYGTGKRKCSIARVWIQSGNGKFIVNEKEFDAYFPILDHRAELLRPFTVTNNLGLFDVTCTVKGGGVSGQVGAIRLGISRALQNFEPGLRPYLKAAGYLTRDSRVVERKKPGKAKARKSFQWVKR, from the exons atgctgctccgccgcctcctcctctccccccgCCACTTCCGGCACGGCCTCCAAACCGTAGCTCCGGCCACCAGCGCCTCGTCGTCTGCTTCCTCCTCTCCACTTCCATTTCGCCGCCTCCAGGACCTCCTCCCCTCGCGCGTCCTCTCCCCAAGGCTCCTCTCCACCTCCGGCCGCGACGATGACGGCAACAAGCCATGGAGTTTCGCGGCCGACTCGGGCGATCCGGACCCCTTCGCCCATGAGGAAGCCACAGCTGACTCTGGAGAGGCGCTGCCGGTAGGACCTGCGGCCGTCGCCGACGAGCCCTGGACGAAGGGCTTCGGCGTGGAAGGCGAGAATGGGGACGTGTTCGAGGGGATCTACAAGGAGGCGGCATCGGCGGTTCCGGCGAGCGGAGAGACGGCTCCGGCCGGTGACGAGGAGCAGTGGACGCTGAGTGGGGATGAGAAGGATCCCTTTGCCGATTCCGTGCTCGGGGAGGGCATCGATGGGATTCAAAGAGAGGGTGGTAGGCTCGATGAGCTCGATGCGGATGAAGACCCTGAGGCTGAGCTGAAGCGACAGAAGAac atggagagggagaaggagctgATGGAGATACTCAAAG gtCCAAATCGTGCATTTGGTGATCTCATTGCTAACTCTGGGATCACCGAGGGAATGATTGATAGTTTGATCCTCTTAAAGGATGTCAGGGATGTTCCAGGATTGCCTCCCCTAAGTGAAATAGAAGACGAAGCCATCCAGAAACTAAGTGCAACATCAAGTAGAGCTGAAGTCGAGCGCCAAAAGCAAGAAGAAATTGCCAAGGCACGAGTAAGACAGGTTGATGAGAAAGGAAGGGCTTACGGAACAGGGAAAAGGAAATGCAGCATTGCCCGTGTTTGGATTCAGTCTGGTAATGGCAAATTCATTGTCAATGAAAAGGAGTTTGATGCTTACTTCCCAATTCTGGACCATCGAGCCGAACTTCTTCGTCCATTTACAGTTACCAATAATTTGGGGCTTTTTGATGTGACCTGTACTGTGAAAGGTGGTGGCGTCTCAG GACAAGTTGGAGCTATCCGCTTAGGAATCAGCAGGGCCTTGCAGAATTTTGAACCAGGATTGCGTCCATATCTCAAAGCAG CTGGATATTTGACAAGAGATTCGCGTGTGGTCGAAAGAAAAAAGCCTGGAAAGGCAAAAGCAAGAAAGAGCTTCCAATGGGTCAAGCGGTAA